From Nocardia sp. XZ_19_385, the proteins below share one genomic window:
- a CDS encoding DNA alkylation repair protein, whose product MTEAPTAAQVRAALAEVADPADAIHLQRFFKTGPGEYGEGDVLIGVRVPATRAVAKRYAGLPLSGIKELLDSPVHEERLAGLVILNARFAKAAKPRTLDLAAQEEMVRFYLDAVHRGRVNNWDLVDVSAENIVGPWLLERPRDLLFQLAQSDSLWERRVAVLSTFAFIKAGDASTTFELAEQLLDDRRDLIQKAVGWMLREVGKRIDRLLLIGFLDKHAGQMGRTALSYATEHLTPDQRVHYRAR is encoded by the coding sequence GTGACCGAAGCACCAACTGCCGCGCAGGTACGGGCAGCGCTGGCGGAGGTCGCCGATCCCGCCGACGCGATCCATCTGCAGCGGTTCTTCAAAACCGGGCCGGGGGAGTACGGCGAGGGCGATGTGTTGATCGGGGTGCGCGTACCTGCCACCCGCGCTGTCGCGAAACGCTATGCGGGACTGCCGCTCTCCGGGATCAAGGAACTGCTGGACAGTCCTGTGCACGAGGAGCGGCTGGCCGGGCTGGTCATTCTCAACGCCCGGTTCGCCAAGGCGGCGAAGCCGCGCACCCTGGACCTGGCCGCGCAGGAGGAGATGGTGCGGTTCTACCTCGACGCGGTGCATCGCGGCCGGGTGAACAACTGGGATCTGGTCGACGTCTCGGCCGAGAACATCGTCGGACCGTGGCTGCTCGAACGCCCCCGGGACCTGCTTTTTCAACTGGCACAGTCGGATTCGCTGTGGGAGCGCCGCGTCGCGGTGCTGTCCACGTTCGCGTTCATCAAGGCGGGCGACGCGTCCACCACGTTCGAACTCGCCGAACAACTACTGGACGACCGCCGCGACCTGATCCAGAAAGCCGTCGGCTGGATGCTGCGCGAGGTAGGCAAACGCATCGACCGGCTGCTGCTCATCGGCTTCCTCGACAAGCATGCGGGCCAAATGGGCCGCACCGCATTGAGTTACGCGACCGAGCATCTGACGCCCGACCAGCGGGTGCACTACCGCGCGCGGTAA
- the fusA gene encoding elongation factor G — MTRAMATDLSRVRNIGIMAHIDAGKTTTTERILFYTGVTYKIGEVHDGTAAMDKMPQEQEHGITIAAAATTCFWAKNQINILDTPGHVDFTVEVERSLRVLDGAVAVFDAKEGVEPQSEQVWRQADRYDVPRICFVNKMDKLGADFFYTVRTIQQRLGAKPLVVQLPIGAEDSFEGVVDLVGMRALLWRGETELGQRYEIAEIPEQLRELAERYRNELLEAVAETDEALLEKYLGGVELSVAEIQGAIRHLTVRSAAYPVLCGSAFKNKGVQPLLDAVVAYLPSPLDAGVAVGHSPADEAVAVHRAPESTAPFAALAFKVSVHPFFGKLTYLRVYSGRAGTGTAVVNSTKGRKERLGKLFQMHSNTENPIQEATAGQICAVIGLKDTTTGDTLCDPHDQIVLESMTFPDPVIRVAIEPRTKSDQEKLGTAIARLADEDPTFSVRVDAETGQTVIGGMGELHLDILVDRMKREFKVEANVGKPQVAYRETITATVDRHEYTHRKQVGGRGQFAKVVIAVAPFVGEDGAVYEFESRVTGGRVPKEYIPAVDAGAQDALRTGVLAGYPMVNVHVALLDGAAHVQDSSDLAFRTAGAQAVRQAIAKARPALLEPIMAVEVVTPEEYLGDVIGDLNSRRGHVQAMTQRRGARVIRALVPLKEMFGYIGDLRSKTQGRANYAMVFDSYAQVPAAVATEIIAKAG, encoded by the coding sequence ATGACGCGTGCAATGGCCACCGATCTGAGCCGGGTCCGAAATATCGGCATCATGGCCCACATCGATGCGGGCAAGACCACGACCACCGAACGCATCCTGTTCTACACCGGCGTCACCTACAAGATCGGTGAAGTCCACGACGGCACCGCCGCCATGGACAAGATGCCGCAGGAGCAGGAGCACGGCATCACCATCGCCGCCGCGGCGACCACATGTTTCTGGGCCAAGAACCAGATCAACATCCTCGATACCCCGGGCCACGTCGACTTCACCGTCGAGGTGGAGCGTTCGCTGCGGGTACTCGACGGTGCGGTGGCGGTCTTCGATGCCAAGGAGGGTGTCGAGCCGCAGTCCGAACAGGTGTGGCGCCAGGCCGACCGGTACGACGTGCCCCGGATCTGCTTCGTCAACAAGATGGACAAGCTCGGTGCGGACTTCTTCTACACCGTGCGCACCATCCAGCAGCGCCTGGGCGCGAAACCCCTTGTGGTGCAACTACCGATCGGCGCCGAGGACAGCTTCGAAGGCGTCGTCGACCTGGTCGGGATGCGGGCCCTGCTGTGGCGCGGCGAGACCGAACTCGGGCAGCGCTACGAGATCGCCGAGATCCCGGAGCAGCTGCGGGAACTCGCCGAGCGGTACCGGAACGAGCTACTGGAGGCCGTCGCCGAGACCGACGAGGCGCTGCTGGAGAAGTACCTCGGCGGCGTGGAACTGTCGGTGGCGGAGATCCAGGGCGCGATCCGTCACCTGACGGTGCGCTCGGCGGCCTACCCGGTGCTGTGCGGTTCGGCGTTCAAGAACAAGGGCGTGCAGCCACTACTCGACGCGGTGGTCGCCTACCTGCCCTCGCCCTTGGATGCCGGTGTGGCAGTCGGTCATTCGCCGGCCGACGAGGCCGTGGCGGTGCACCGCGCACCCGAGAGCACCGCGCCGTTCGCGGCGCTGGCGTTCAAGGTGTCGGTGCACCCGTTCTTCGGCAAGCTCACCTACCTGCGGGTGTATTCGGGCCGCGCCGGCACCGGCACCGCGGTCGTCAACTCGACGAAAGGACGAAAGGAGCGCCTGGGCAAGCTGTTCCAGATGCACTCGAACACCGAGAACCCGATCCAGGAAGCGACGGCCGGGCAGATCTGTGCGGTGATCGGACTGAAGGACACCACCACCGGTGACACCCTGTGCGACCCGCACGACCAGATCGTGCTCGAATCCATGACCTTCCCGGACCCGGTCATCCGGGTGGCCATCGAGCCGAGAACCAAGTCCGATCAGGAGAAGCTGGGCACCGCCATCGCGCGCCTGGCCGACGAGGATCCGACCTTCTCGGTGCGGGTGGACGCCGAAACCGGGCAGACCGTCATCGGCGGCATGGGCGAGTTGCACCTCGACATCCTGGTCGACCGCATGAAGCGGGAGTTCAAGGTCGAGGCCAACGTCGGCAAGCCGCAGGTGGCCTATCGCGAAACCATCACCGCCACGGTGGACCGGCACGAGTACACCCATCGCAAGCAGGTGGGCGGGCGCGGCCAGTTCGCCAAGGTCGTGATCGCGGTAGCGCCGTTCGTCGGCGAGGATGGCGCGGTCTACGAGTTCGAGAGCCGGGTCACCGGCGGCCGGGTGCCGAAGGAATACATTCCCGCGGTCGACGCCGGTGCGCAGGACGCCCTGCGGACCGGGGTGCTCGCCGGATATCCGATGGTGAATGTGCACGTGGCGCTGCTCGATGGCGCTGCGCACGTCCAGGATTCGTCGGATCTGGCGTTCCGCACCGCAGGCGCGCAGGCGGTGCGGCAGGCGATCGCCAAGGCGCGTCCGGCGCTGCTGGAGCCGATCATGGCCGTCGAAGTCGTCACCCCGGAGGAATACCTGGGTGATGTCATCGGCGACCTGAACTCCCGGCGCGGCCACGTGCAGGCGATGACGCAGCGTCGAGGCGCCCGCGTCATCCGGGCACTGGTGCCGCTGAAGGAGATGTTCGGTTACATCGGTGACCTGCGGTCCAAGACGCAGGGCCGGGCGAACTACGCCATGGTGTTCGACTCGTACGCGCAGGTCCCCGCGGCTGTGGCCACGGAGATCATCGCCAAGGCCGGTTGA
- a CDS encoding alpha/beta fold hydrolase, producing MGRSTSAAALAVTEGALKHGLPYLAMGSGQPLVFLRWFTADHANPTGWMRDTEIKSLAPLARDFRVYAVGRAPGMAAGTTMADIATQHAEALHSEFGGPVDVLGISSGGSVALQLAADHPGAVRKLVVASSGYRLERAASASQVKFGEAAARGERALHHMASVGFANPVVARLAAAGMWLLDPLARPKNPADTLAFVRAEDAFDLDGRLSDIKAPTLVVGGERDGFYPVANFRHTADGIPNSHLIIYPGASHMGAIKHPRFAPDLTAFLTR from the coding sequence ATGGGCCGGTCTACTTCCGCCGCGGCACTGGCGGTCACCGAAGGCGCGCTGAAACACGGATTGCCCTATCTCGCAATGGGTTCCGGGCAGCCGCTGGTCTTCCTGCGCTGGTTCACGGCCGATCATGCCAACCCGACCGGCTGGATGCGGGACACCGAGATCAAGTCGCTCGCGCCCCTGGCCCGCGACTTCCGCGTCTACGCCGTCGGCCGCGCGCCCGGGATGGCCGCGGGCACCACGATGGCCGACATCGCGACCCAGCACGCGGAGGCGCTGCATTCCGAATTCGGCGGTCCCGTAGACGTTCTCGGCATCTCTTCGGGCGGTTCGGTGGCGCTGCAACTCGCCGCCGACCACCCCGGCGCTGTACGCAAACTCGTCGTGGCCTCCTCGGGGTACCGCCTGGAGCGAGCCGCGTCCGCCTCCCAGGTGAAGTTCGGCGAAGCGGCCGCCCGCGGCGAACGCGCCCTGCACCACATGGCCTCGGTCGGCTTCGCCAACCCGGTGGTGGCGCGGCTCGCCGCCGCCGGCATGTGGCTGCTGGATCCGCTCGCACGCCCGAAGAACCCCGCCGACACGCTCGCCTTCGTCCGCGCCGAGGACGCCTTCGACCTCGACGGCCGCCTCTCCGACATCAAAGCCCCCACCCTGGTGGTCGGCGGCGAACGCGACGGCTTCTACCCGGTAGCGAACTTCCGCCACACCGCCGACGGAATCCCCAACTCGCACTTGATCATCTACCCCGGCGCCAGTCACATGGGCGCCATCAAACACCCGCGCTTCGCCCCCGACCTCACGGCCTTCCTCACTCGGTAG
- a CDS encoding TetR/AcrR family transcriptional regulator, with amino-acid sequence MQMPKSPRRGDRAGRRRSAKVDGDARQLILDAAEKLFAAQGFDATPTAALATAAGVPKGLVFYYFPTKDAILSALMAERVPAQPIADIGTVVTPGDPAASLVNLDAALNLRDHHSSVMRVIMWREADTHPDVRRQLRHLRDQLLEVTVKVLEASAPTKIRPGTVKACATAWVSAMFAIASSDRLQALDGVSLPHADDVLNIAQVVAAGMTQLG; translated from the coding sequence ATGCAAATGCCGAAATCCCCTCGGCGAGGGGACCGTGCCGGGCGTCGCCGTAGCGCGAAAGTGGACGGCGACGCCCGGCAACTCATTCTGGATGCGGCCGAAAAACTGTTCGCCGCACAGGGCTTCGACGCGACGCCGACAGCCGCGCTCGCCACCGCGGCTGGCGTCCCGAAAGGCCTTGTCTTCTACTACTTCCCGACCAAGGACGCGATCCTCTCGGCCCTGATGGCCGAACGCGTGCCCGCACAGCCGATCGCCGACATCGGCACCGTCGTCACCCCCGGCGATCCCGCGGCCAGCCTGGTCAACCTGGACGCCGCGCTGAATCTGCGCGACCACCATTCCTCGGTGATGCGCGTGATCATGTGGCGCGAGGCCGATACGCATCCCGATGTGCGTCGTCAGCTGCGGCACCTGCGCGATCAGTTGCTGGAGGTGACCGTCAAGGTGCTCGAGGCCAGCGCGCCGACCAAGATCCGGCCGGGCACGGTGAAAGCCTGTGCGACAGCGTGGGTATCGGCGATGTTCGCCATCGCCAGCAGTGACCGGCTGCAGGCGTTGGACGGGGTGTCGTTGCCGCATGCCGATGATGTTCTGAACATCGCTCAGGTCGTCGCGGCCGGTATGACGCAGTTGGGTTGA
- a CDS encoding SPW repeat protein, with the protein MFTNSRAQDGLAVALGVFAALSTLWVATNDNAFWALIILGALIALTGLAQIYRASLAALDYAMALFGALLFLSPWVLDFTAYFGASWTAWVVGVATVVVAVAALPTVSGRLHNMAPHH; encoded by the coding sequence ATGTTCACCAATAGCCGTGCACAGGACGGCCTCGCCGTCGCACTCGGCGTCTTCGCCGCACTGTCCACCCTCTGGGTCGCGACCAACGACAATGCGTTCTGGGCGCTGATCATCCTCGGCGCGCTGATCGCCCTCACCGGTCTGGCGCAGATCTACCGCGCGTCCCTGGCGGCGCTCGACTACGCGATGGCGCTGTTCGGCGCACTGCTGTTCCTGTCGCCGTGGGTGTTGGACTTCACCGCCTACTTCGGCGCATCCTGGACCGCATGGGTAGTCGGGGTAGCGACGGTAGTGGTCGCGGTAGCGGCACTGCCGACGGTGTCGGGTCGTCTGCACAACATGGCGCCGCACCACTGA
- a CDS encoding NAD(P)/FAD-dependent oxidoreductase — MTAPIVIVGAGLAGLRTAEELRRAGYAGGIVLIGEESRLPYDRPPLSKQFVRGETDDTTLRPAEFFSENQIELRLDTAATGVDTAARQVRLADGGRIDYDQLVIATGLRPRRLPGLPDLKGVHVLRDHTDAATLRAELAGAKKALVVGAGFIGCEVAASFRASGVAVVLVEPQPTPLASVLGEQVGALVARMHRAEGVDLRCNTGLDTFLADDSDRVRGARLSDGTEIAADLVVIGVGSRPVTEWLTDSGIELAEPAVGGGVLTDEVGRTSVPGVWAVGDVAAWLHAVPDQDTGHRKRVEHWTNAGEQAKLLTCALLGLAAPTAAQVPYFWSDQYEVKIQALGTPNAADDVTIVSDDGRKFLAYYAQDGILTGVVGAGLTAKVMKTRAKLATRTALSDLLTPATT; from the coding sequence ATGACAGCGCCGATTGTGATCGTCGGAGCCGGTTTGGCCGGATTGCGCACCGCCGAGGAACTGCGCCGCGCGGGTTACGCGGGCGGGATCGTGCTGATCGGCGAGGAATCCCGGCTCCCCTACGACCGCCCGCCGCTGTCCAAGCAATTCGTCCGCGGTGAAACCGACGACACCACACTGCGTCCCGCGGAGTTCTTCAGCGAGAACCAGATCGAGCTGCGGCTCGACACCGCGGCGACCGGCGTGGACACCGCCGCCCGCCAGGTCCGTCTCGCCGACGGTGGTCGGATCGACTACGACCAGCTGGTCATCGCGACCGGTCTGCGGCCTCGCCGTTTACCCGGTCTACCCGATCTGAAGGGCGTGCACGTCCTGCGTGATCACACCGACGCCGCCACCTTGCGCGCCGAATTGGCCGGTGCCAAAAAGGCGCTCGTGGTCGGGGCCGGGTTCATCGGCTGCGAGGTCGCCGCCAGTTTCCGGGCGAGCGGGGTGGCCGTCGTCCTCGTCGAACCCCAGCCGACGCCCCTGGCCTCCGTACTCGGCGAACAGGTCGGCGCGCTCGTCGCCCGCATGCACCGGGCCGAGGGCGTCGACCTGCGCTGCAACACCGGCCTCGACACCTTCCTCGCCGACGACTCCGACCGCGTGCGCGGCGCCCGCCTCTCCGACGGCACCGAGATCGCCGCCGACCTCGTCGTCATCGGCGTCGGCTCCCGGCCGGTCACCGAATGGCTCACCGACTCCGGCATCGAACTCGCCGAACCCGCCGTCGGCGGCGGCGTGCTGACCGACGAGGTCGGCCGCACCTCCGTCCCCGGCGTCTGGGCCGTCGGCGACGTCGCCGCCTGGCTGCACGCTGTGCCCGACCAAGACACCGGCCACCGCAAGCGCGTCGAACACTGGACCAACGCCGGCGAACAAGCCAAACTCCTCACCTGCGCACTGCTCGGCTTGGCCGCCCCCACCGCCGCCCAGGTTCCCTACTTCTGGAGCGACCAGTACGAGGTGAAGATCCAAGCCCTCGGCACCCCCAACGCCGCCGACGACGTCACCATCGTCAGCGACGACGGCCGTAAATTCCTCGCCTACTACGCCCAGGACGGCATCCTCACCGGCGTCGTCGGCGCCGGGCTCACCGCCAAGGTGATGAAAACCCGCGCCAAACTGGCAACTCGGACCGCACTGTCCGACCTGCTCACCCCCGCTACCACCTGA